In a genomic window of Wyeomyia smithii strain HCP4-BCI-WySm-NY-G18 chromosome 1, ASM2978416v1, whole genome shotgun sequence:
- the LOC129733918 gene encoding isoleucine--tRNA ligase, mitochondrial, with protein sequence MFRNQSKLVSYRLFFLVRRLSTKSAPKDEAKYTHTINLPKTKFPARLTGTKRVEVHAQLRKSCFSRLYKWQRETLSEDTEFILHDGPPYANGDLHMGHAVNKILKDLILKHKIISARKVHYVPGWDCHGLPIELKALDAYGKSRTKEKSPKEQLDPLKIRQLARNFALETIAKQRTEFEQWGVTADWQDESSCYRTLDPGYIKAQLELFQELFEKGLIYRDLKPVFWSPSSRSALAEAELEYDEAHKSPSLYLRLQVSAANDCSLLCERLALGERIAAVIWTTTPWTLPANQAICYNHDLSYSLVRCDDSRDELLLVGSDLIPYLSEQLGVALHKIAEIPGTALEGVKYKHPLDGMELPFLPASHVKAEKGTGLVHTAPAHGPDDFLVFLERRLPIKSLIDEAGCYNDQSPDFLQGKLALTEGNQLILEHLKGRTLACGTIEHSYPIDWRTKQPVMLRASDQWFIDTSKLKEPALAAVEQIQIFPHTSAEVSQKVLRGQLQKRPYWCISRQRAWGVPIPVLYDKRTSKPVIHSAIIKILVERLEKAGNIDFWWTAEIEQLVPDRVLAELNCTAEDLVKGNDILDIWFDSGISWLSVLGRERTADLYLEGLDQFTGWFQSSLLTSVATRGVSPYRAVFMHGFAVDENGMKMSKSLGNIIQPKEIVNQYGCDALRWWVAAHAIQNTSIPVSHKLLSSSAESVQKIRSILKYLLGVVPDRREEVKLAESGLKLVDRYFLQQLQQFHDTIFKLYEFYQYNKASASILTFCVSTLSGFYLHLIKDRLYCGSDEQHRNLQAILGHTFETLCKVLWPLVPFLVEESWSYKTEEPFFESCQRIHSFGEAEDSSHNAAIIKQALDLKGLVFRQQALDINTWLLAVEATVPAPVLRRLQELHPAAPDSFCADSDLCEILQVGTVCLREAPDDKVTVSIGKLEQSLCPRCRRFTADKTVCTRCDAILKAKSF encoded by the exons ATGTTTCGGAATCAGTCAAAGCTAGTGTCCTACCGATTGTTCTTCCTGGTACGCAGGCTGTCTACCAAAAGTGCCCCCAAAGATGAAGCAAAATATACCCACACGATCAACCTGCCGAAGACCAAATTTCCCGCTCGCTTGACCGGTACTAAACGAGTCGAGGTTCATGCACAACTACGGAAG TCGTGCTTTAGTAGACTGTATAAATGGCAACGGGAAACACTGTCGGAAGACACAGAATTTATCCTACACGATGGTCCACCTTACGCCAACGGCGACTTGCACATGGGTCATGCAGTGAATAAGATACTGAAAGATTTGATCCTGAAGCATAAAATTATTTCCGCTAGAAAGGTTCACTATGTACCGGGCTGGGATTGTCACGGATTGCCAATCGAGCTTAAGGCTCTCGATGCATACGGTAAGAGTCGTACCAAAGAGAAATCTCCGAAAGAGCAACTGGACCCTTTGAAGATTCGTCAGCTGGCGAGAAACTTTGCGCTAGAGACGATCGCAAAACAACGAACCGAGTTTGAGCAGTGGGGCGTTACGGCAGATTGGCAGGACGAAAGTTCCTGCTATCGCACGCTGGATCCTGGGTACATAAAAGCACAGCTGGAACTGTTTCAGGAGCTCTTCGAGAAAGGGCTTATTTATAGGGATCTGAAACCGGTTTTTTGGTCGCCTTCGTCACGATCTGCCCTAGCGGAAGCGGAACTGGAGTACGACGAAGCGCACAAGAGTCCTTCATTGTATCTACGTCTGCAAGTGAGCGCAGCAAACGATTGTAGTTTACTTTGCGAGAGGCTGGCATTGGGGGAGCGGATTGCGGCTGTTATTTGGACAACAACCCCTTGGACATTACCCGCAAATCAGGCGATTTGTTACAATCATGATCTGAGCTATAGTCTGGTTCGCTGTGATGATTCAAGAGACGAACTTTTGCTCGTAGGGTCTGATCTCATACCGTATCTGTCGGAGCAGCTTGGAGTTGCACTGCACAAGATAGCGGAAATCCCCGGCACTGCACTCGAGGGTGTCAAATATAAACATCCGCTCGATGGAATGGAGCTACCTTTCCTGCCCGCAAGTCATGTTAAAGCTGAGAAAGGCACCGGTCTTGTACATACTGCTCCCGCGCATGGACCAGATGATTTTCTAGTTTTTCTGGAGCGTCGGTTGCCTATTAAATCACTTATTGACGAGGCTGGATGTTACAACGACCAAAGTCCTGATTTCCTCCAAGGAAAATTGGCACTAACAGAGGGCAATCAGTTGATTTTGGAGCATCTTAAAGGGCGGACTTTAGCGTGTGGAACGATAGAGCATTCCTATCCGATAGATTGGCGTACAAAGCAGCCGGTCATGCTGCGAGCCAGCGATCAGTGGTTCATCGACACCAGCAAGCTCAAGGAACCGGCTCTAGCTGCCGTAGAGCAAATACAGATTTTTCCACATACGTCGGCCGAAGTCAGCCAAAAAGTGTTGAGAGGACAGTTACAGAAGCGACCGTATTGGTGTATTTCTAGGCAACGTGCGTGGGGCGTGCCGATTCCAGTGCTTTACGACAAACGGACTTCAAAACCTGTGATTCATTCGGCTATAATAAAGATTTTAGTTGAGCGTCTTGAAAAGGCGGGCAATATCGATTTCTGGTGGACAGCGGAAATTGAGCAGCTGGTTCCCGATCGTGTTTTGGCTGAGCTAAACTGCACAGCGGAGGATCTAGTCAAAGGGAATGATATATTGGACATTTGGTTTGACTCTGGAATATCGTGGCTGAGCGTACTGGGACGAGAACGGACGGCTGATTTGTACCTAGAGGGACTTGATCAGTTTACCGGGTGGTTTCAATCGTCACTGCTGACCAGTGTGGCCACTAGGGGCGTCAGCCCGTACCGGGCGGTCTTTATGCATGGTTTCGCGGTGGATGAGAATGGTATGAAGATGTCAAAGTCGCTCGGCAATATTATTCAACCGAAGGAAATTGTAAACCAGTACGGCTGTGATGCCCTCCGGTGGTGGGTTGCTGCTCATGCCATCCAAAACACCTCCATTCCGGTTAGTCATAAACTACTCAGTTCGTCGGCGGAGAGTGTGCAGAAGATTCGGAGCATCTTGAAATATCTGCTTGGTGTTGTCCCAGATCGAAGGGAAGAGGTCAAACTGGCGGAGTCTGGCTTGAAATTAGTGGACAGATACTTTCTGCAACAGTTGCAGCAATTTCACGATACT ATATTCAAACTGTACGAATTCTATCAATATAACAAAGCCTCCGCGAGCATTTTAACCTTCTGCGTGTCAACATTATCCggtttttatttgcatttaaTCAAAGACCGTCTCTACTGCGGTTCAGACGAACAGCACCGCAATCTGCAGGCCATCCTCGGTCATACGTTCGAAACGTTATGCAAAGTTCTTTGGCCGTTGGTGCCCTTCCTTGTGGAAGAAAGTTGGTCCTATAAAACAGAAGAACCATTTTTCGAATCCTGTCAACGGATACATTCGTTTGGAGAAGCAGAAGACTCTTCACACAACGCAGCCATCATCAAACAGGCACTCGATCTTAAGGGACTCGTTTTTCGCCAACAGGCACTCGACATAAACACGTGGTTACTTGCGGTAGAAGCCACGGTACCCGCTCCGGTTTTGCGCCGTTTACAAGAACTGCATCCAGCTGCTCCGGACAGTTTCTGTGCCGACTCGGATTTGTGCGAAATTCTTCAGGTTGGAACGGTATGTCTGCGAGAGGCGCCAGATGACAAAGTTACTGTGTCGATCGGTAAACTTGAGCAGTCGTTATGTCCGCGCTGCAGACGATTCACCGCGGATAAAACCGTCTGTACTAGGTGCGATGCCATACTGAAAGCAAAGTCCTTCTA A
- the LOC129733919 gene encoding eukaryotic translation initiation factor 3 subunit D, whose product MSETITCTPESAIFEAPQLQFNEDGWGPCELPDAFRDIPYQPFSKSDRLGKISDWTGTAQTDKKYPNKYTSQFGGGSQYAYYHEEDETTFHLVDSARVQKPPHQRGRFRGNMRNQRGRGRGSRGGAQAGGMTMLSKNSNKGRDQRRGTTRKWGNRGPPPKIRDASVAVRPDWVTIEEMDFPRLSKLSLPSVKEGETICACGTLEYYDKTYDRVNVKNERPLQRVDRIFHTVTTTDDPIIRVLSKTHGNVYATDSILATIMCCTRSNYSWDIVIEKIGDKLFMGKRDNTEFDLLTVNETAIEPPQEDGSSLNSPRNLAIEATFINNNFSQQVLKSGEKELKFMFDEPNPFIGDDEDGEVASVAYRYRKWDLNNGIVLVARCEHDAVLQTPQGDTQFLTIKALNEWDSKLANGVEWRQKLDTQRGAVLANELRNNSCKLAKWTVQAMLAGSDQIKFGYVSRAHVRDSSRHVILGTQQFKPQEFANQINLSMDNAWGILRCIIDICMKQKDGKYLIMKDPNKPMIRLYDIPDNTFETDGEEEEGDDGEAFQPYSYGTTPKPAVAAPVATPAATSVDTAPAAAAAAPVTAPTIAAAVAAAVTPAVSTTTAAPTTAAAAVAAATTSTPTTTTTGAAAPAK is encoded by the exons ATGAGTGAGACCATTACTTGTACGCCGGAATCGGCGATTTTTGAAGCTCCGCAGCTTCAGTTTAACGAGGATGGTTGGG GTCCCTGTGAGCTTCCGGATGCCTTCAGGGATATTCCCTATCAACCGTTCAGCAAAAGTGATCGGTTAGGCAAGATTTCCGACTGGACTGGTACGGCGCAAACCGACAAAAAGTATCCGA ATAAGTACACTTCGCAATTTGGTGGTGGAAGTCAGTATGCGTATTATCACGAAGAAGATGAAACAACATTCCACCTGGTGGATAGTGCTAGGGTCCAAAAGCCACCGCACCAGCGAGGTCGGTTCCGTGGTAACATGAGAAACCAGCG TGGTCGCGGTCGCGGATCTCGCGGTGGAGCTCAGGCTGGTGGAATGACGATGTTGTCCAAAAATTCCAACAAGGGACGCGATCAGCGTCGCGGAACTACCCGTAAATGGGGCAATCGAGGCCCGCCGCCCAAAATTCGCGACGCTTCGGTTGCGGTACGTCCGGATTGGGTAACAATCGAAGAAATGGACTTCCCGCGGTTGTCCAAGCTTTCGTTACCGAGCGTCAAAGAAGGGGAGACTATTTGCGCATGTGGTACACTGGAGTACTACGATAAAACCTATGATCGTGTTAATGTGAAAAATGAGCGGCCACTGCAGCGTGTGGACAGAATCTTCCACACCGTTACGACCACCGATGATCCAATTATTCGGGTACTTTCGAAGACTCATGGAAATGTTTATGCTACGGATTCTATTTTGGCTACGATTATGTGCTGCACGCGGTCCAACTATTCTTGGGATATTGTGATTGAGAAAATCGGCGACAAACTGTTCATGGGTAAGCGAGATAATACGGAATTTGATCTGCTGACGGTAAATGAAACTGCTATTGAGCCACCACAAGAGGACGGAAGCTCTTTGAATTCTCCCAGAAATCTGGCGATCGAAGCTACTTTTATTAACAACAACTTCAGTCAGCAAGTTCTGAAGAGTGGCGAGAAGGAACTAAAATTCATGTTTGACGAACCGAATCCTTTCATCGGGGATGATGAAGATGGCGAAGTTGCTAGCGTTGCGTATCGTTATAGGAAGTGGGATTTGAACAACGGAATTGTGCTGGTGGCTCGGTGTGAGCATGATGCTGTTCTGCAGACTCCCCAAGGCGATACTCAGTTCCTTACAATAAAGGCTCTGAACGAATGGGATTCGAAATTGGCAAATGGTGTCGAATGGCGTCAGAAACTGGACACCCAGCGGGGTGCGGTTTTGGCTAATGAATTGCGCAATAATTCGTGCAAACTGGCCAAGTGGACCGTACAAGCTATGCTAGCCGGATCCGATCAGATCAAATTCGGATACGTGTCTCGTGCCCACGTGAGGGATTCTTCTCGGCACGTCATTCTTGGAACGCAGCAATTTAAACCACAGGAATTTGCGAATCAGATTAACTTGAGCATGGATAACGCGTGGGGTATTCTGCGTTGCATCATCGACATTTGCATGAAGCAAAAGGACGGAAAGTATTTGATTATGAAGGATCCCAACAAGCCGATGATTCGCTTGTACGATATTCCTGATAATACGTTTGAAACCGATGGTGAAGAGGAGGAGGGGGATGATGGTGAAGCCTTCCAACCGTATTCTTATGGAACGACACCGAAGCCAGCAGTTGCTGCACCGGTAGCTACTCCAGCGGCTACTTCTGTTGACACTGCTCCGGCAGCAGCCGCTGCGGCTCCTGTCACCGCACCTACAATCgcggctgctgttgctgctgccgtTACACCTGCTGTTAGTACTACAACTGCAGCCcccactactgctgctgctgccgttgCGGCCGCCACAACTTCTACCCCTACGACTACTACAACAGGTGCTGCGGCACCCGCGAAGTAA